The following are encoded together in the Populus trichocarpa isolate Nisqually-1 chromosome 5, P.trichocarpa_v4.1, whole genome shotgun sequence genome:
- the LOC18098692 gene encoding cyclin-H1-1 isoform X2, translating to MADFQSSSHKAKWIFTPQQLAEKYKATNNRAKQMLEKYGTTRMRVDVDGSLSYPEPQVNMTENADKHSRSKPISVEEEQFMRVYYEYKLREVCSAFYFPHKIQATALLYFKRFYLQWSVMEHDPKHVMLTCIYAACKIEENHVSAEELGKGISQDHQMILNYEMIVYQSLEFDLIVYAPYRSVEGFVADIEEFCHPTDENIEKLKEIAVAEIDKIMLTDAPVMFPPGQLALAALQSANEVHRVLDFERYLESVLSRQNSAHMISEISESLHAVEKWVRKYSFPTDKDMKHINRKLKSCWGHNSHDDNKKREKKSKHKSHKSSNEMQNGPGLT from the exons ATGGCCGATTTCCAATCCTCAAGTCACAAAGCCAAGTGGATCTTCACCCCTCAACAGTTG GCCGAGAAATATAAAGCTACTAATAATAGAGCGAAACAAATGTTAGAGAAG TATGGAACGACAAGAATGAGAGTAGATGTTGATGGGTCATTGTCATATCCAGAACCTCAAGTTAACATGACAGAGAATG ctGATAAGCATTCTCGTTCAAAACCAATAAGTGTTGAGGAAGAACAATTTATGCGAGTATACTATGAGTATAAACTTCGAGAAGTGTGTAGTGCATTCTATTTTCCTCATAAAATTCAG GCAACTGCACTCCTATACTTTAAAAGGTTTTATCTTCAATGGTCAGTCATGGAGCATGATCCAAAACATGTAAT GTTAACCTGCATCTATGCAGCATGCAAGATAGAAGAAAATCATGTGTCTGCGGAGGAGCTTGGTAAGGGGATTTCACAGGATCATCAAATGATTCTCAATTACGAGATGATAGTTTATCAG AGTTTGGAATTTGATCTTATTGTCTATGCACCATATCGATCTGTTGAAGGTTTTGTTGCTGATATAGAG GAATTCTGCCATCCAACagatgaaaatattgaaaagctGAAG GAAATTGCAGTGGCAGAGATTGACAAAATCATGCTCACTGATGCACCCGTTATGTTCCCTCCTGGGCAG TTGGCATTGGCTGCTCTGCAGAGTGCAAATGAGGTGCATAGAGTTCTTGATTTTGAGAG ATATCTCGAGAGTGTCCTCTCTCGTCAGAATTCTGCACACATGATTTCAGAGATCAGTGAATCTCTACATGCCGTCGAGAAATGG GTGAGGAAATACAGTTTCCCTACGGATAAGGATATGAAGCACATAAATCGGAAGCTGAAATCATGCTGGGGTCATAACTCACACGATGA CAATaagaaaagggagaagaaatcaaaacacaagTCCCATAAGAGTTCGAATGAAATGCAAAATGGCCCAGGACTGACTTAA
- the LOC18098692 gene encoding cyclin-H1-1 isoform X1, with protein sequence MADFQSSSHKAKWIFTPQQLAEKYKATNNRAKQMLEKYGTTRMRVDVDGSLSYPEPQVNMTENADKHSRSKPISVEEEQFMRVYYEYKLREVCSAFYFPHKIQATALLYFKRFYLQWSVMEHDPKHVMLTCIYAACKIEENHVSAEELGKGISQDHQMILNYEMIVYQSLEFDLIVYAPYRSVEGFVADIEEFCHPTDENIEKLKEIAVAEIDKIMLTDAPVMFPPGQLALAALQSANEVHRVLDFERYLESVLSRQNSAHMISEISESLHAVEKWVRKYSFPTDKDMKHINRKLKSCWGHNSHDEYVFHTHKYLQQLVVKYLTDSFYFHFSTDV encoded by the exons ATGGCCGATTTCCAATCCTCAAGTCACAAAGCCAAGTGGATCTTCACCCCTCAACAGTTG GCCGAGAAATATAAAGCTACTAATAATAGAGCGAAACAAATGTTAGAGAAG TATGGAACGACAAGAATGAGAGTAGATGTTGATGGGTCATTGTCATATCCAGAACCTCAAGTTAACATGACAGAGAATG ctGATAAGCATTCTCGTTCAAAACCAATAAGTGTTGAGGAAGAACAATTTATGCGAGTATACTATGAGTATAAACTTCGAGAAGTGTGTAGTGCATTCTATTTTCCTCATAAAATTCAG GCAACTGCACTCCTATACTTTAAAAGGTTTTATCTTCAATGGTCAGTCATGGAGCATGATCCAAAACATGTAAT GTTAACCTGCATCTATGCAGCATGCAAGATAGAAGAAAATCATGTGTCTGCGGAGGAGCTTGGTAAGGGGATTTCACAGGATCATCAAATGATTCTCAATTACGAGATGATAGTTTATCAG AGTTTGGAATTTGATCTTATTGTCTATGCACCATATCGATCTGTTGAAGGTTTTGTTGCTGATATAGAG GAATTCTGCCATCCAACagatgaaaatattgaaaagctGAAG GAAATTGCAGTGGCAGAGATTGACAAAATCATGCTCACTGATGCACCCGTTATGTTCCCTCCTGGGCAG TTGGCATTGGCTGCTCTGCAGAGTGCAAATGAGGTGCATAGAGTTCTTGATTTTGAGAG ATATCTCGAGAGTGTCCTCTCTCGTCAGAATTCTGCACACATGATTTCAGAGATCAGTGAATCTCTACATGCCGTCGAGAAATGG GTGAGGAAATACAGTTTCCCTACGGATAAGGATATGAAGCACATAAATCGGAAGCTGAAATCATGCTGGGGTCATAACTCACACGATGAGTATGTCTTTCACACTCACAAATACTTACAGCAATTGGTAGTTAAATATCTTACAGattctttctattttcatttttccaCTGATGTTTGA
- the LOC18098691 gene encoding probable cellulose synthase A catalytic subunit 3 [UDP-forming] yields MEVSAGLVAGSHNRNELVVIRRDGEFAPRSLERVSRQICHICGDDVGLTVDGELFVACNECAFPICRTCYEYERKEGNQVCPQCKTRFKRLKGCARVHGDDEEDGTDDLENEFNFDGRNSNRHDMQHHGGPESMLHYDPDLPHDLHHPLPRVPLLTNGQMVDDIPPEQHALVPSYMAPVGGDGKRIHPLPFSDSSLPAQPRSLDPSKDLAAYGYGSIAWKERMESWKQKQDKLQIMKRENGDYDDDDPDLPLMDEARQPLSRKMPIPSSQINPYRMIIIIRLVVLGFFFHYRVTHPVNDAFALWLISVICEIWFAVSWILDQFPKWLPIDRETYLDRLSLRYEKEGQPSQLSPVDIYVSTVDPLKEPPLVTANTVLSILAVDYPVDKISCYVSDDGAAMLTFEALSETSEFAKKWVPFCKKFSIEPRAPEFYFAQKIDYLKDKVDASFVKERRAMKREYEEFKVRVNALVAKAHKVPEDGWTMQDGTPWPGNNVRDHPGMIQVFLGQSGGHDTDGNELPRLVYVSREKRPGFNHHKKAGAMNALVRVSAVLSNARYLLNLDCDHYINNSKALRESMCFMMDPLLGKRVCYVQFPQRFDGIDRNDRYANRNTVFFDINMKGLDGIQGPIYVGTGCVFRRHALYGYDAPKTKKPPTRTCNCLPKWCCGCFCSGRKKKKKTNKPKSELKKRNSRTFAPVGTLEGIEEGIEGIETENMAVTSEKKLENKFGQSSVFVASTLLEDGGTLKSASPASLLKEAIHVISCGYEDKTEWGKEVGWIYGSVTEDILTGFKMHCHGWRSIYCIPARPAFKGSAPINLSDRLHQVLRWALGSVEIFLSRHCPLWYGYGGGLKWLERLSYINATVYPLTSIPLLAYCTLPAVCLLTGKFITPELSNAASLWFLSLFICIFATSILEMRWSGVGIDEWWRNEQFWVIGGVSAHLFAVFQGLLKVLAGVDTNFTVTSKGGDDDEFSELYAFKWTTLLIPPTTLLIINLVGVVAGVSNAINNGYESWGPLFGKLFFAFWVIVHLYPFLKGLLGRQNRTPTIIIVWSILLASIFSLLWVRIDPFLAKSNGPLLEECGLDCN; encoded by the exons ATGGAAGTGAGTGCAGGCTTGGTGGCCGGCTCTCACAACAGGAATGAACTTGTTGTTATCCGTCGCGATGGAGAATTCGCT CCGAGATCGTTAGAGAGAGTGAGTAGGCAGATATGCCACATATGTGGAGATGATGTAGGGCTAACGGTGGATGGAGAGCTATTCGTGGCCTGCAATGAGTGTGCCTTCCCCATCTGTAGAACTTGTTATGAGTATGAGCGTAAAGAAGGAAATCAAGTCTGCCCTCAATGCAAGACCAGATTCAAGCGTCTCAAAGGATGTGCAAGAGTCCATGgggatgatgaagaagatggtACTGATGATTTAGAAAATGAGTTCAATTTCGATGGAAGGAATAGCAACAGACATGATATGCAGCACCATGGTGGACCTGAATCTATGCTTCACTATGATCCCGATTTGCCTCACGACCTTCATCATCCTTTGCCCCGAGTCCCTCTCCTTACTAATGGTCAAATG GTTGATGACATTCCTCCTGAACAACATGCTTTGGTCCCTTCATACATGGCTCCTGTCGGTGGTGACGGGAAAAGGATTCACCCCCTTCCCTTTTCAGATTCTTCTCTTCCTG CACAACCAAGATCGTTGGATCCTTCCAAGGACTTGGCTGCTTATGGTTATGGAAGTATTGCTTGGAAGGAAAGGATGGAGAGCTGGAAGCAAAAACAGGACAAACTGCAGATAATGAAGCGTGAAAATGGAGACTATGATGATGATGACCCCGATCTCCCATT AATGGATGAGGCAAGGCAACCACTATCGCGAAAGATGCCTATTCCGTCCAGTCAAATCAATCCTTACCGAATGATCATCATTATTCGACTCGTAGTTCTTGGGTTCTTCTTCCATTATCGAGTCACACACCCTGTGAATGATGCGTTTGCGTTGTGGCTCATATCTGTGATCTGTGAGATTTGGTTTGCTGTTTCATGGATACTTGATCAATTCCCAAAGTGGCTCCCTATTGACAGGGAAacttatctggatagattatcTCTGAG GTATGAGAAGGAAGGCCAGCCTTCTCAGCTTTCTCCAGTTGACATATATGTAAGTACAGTTGATCCATTAAAAGAGCCCCCTCTGGTGACTGCAAACACAGTTCTGTCCATTCTTGCAGTGGATTACCCTGTTGACAAGATTTCATGTTATGTTTCTGATGATGGTGCTGCTATGCTGACATTTGAGGCATTGTCAGAAACATCTGAATTTGCAAAGAAATGGGTCCCCTTCTGTAAGAAATTTAGCATTGAACCTCGGGCACCCGAGTTCTATTTTGCTCAAAAGATAGATTATCTCAAAGATAAGGTTGATGCTTCATTTGTTAAGGAAAGAAGAGCAATGAAG AGAGAGTATGAAGAGTTTAAGGTTCGGGTCAACGCTTTGGTTGCCAAGGCACATAAGGTCCCGGAAGATGGATGGACAATGCAGGATGGTACTCCATGGCCTGGGAATAATGTTCGTGATCACCCTGGAATGATTCAG GTTTTCCTAGGCCAAAGTGGAGGGCATGACACAGATGGAAATGAATTACCACGTCTGGTATATGTTTCCAGAGAAAAGAGACCTGGATTTAATCACCACAAAAAGGCTGGGGCCATGAATGCTTTG GTCAGGGTCTCTGCCGTGCTATCAAATGCACGTTATCTTTTGAATTTGGATTGTGATCACTACATCAATAACAGTAAGGCTCTTAGAGAATCAATGTGTTTCATGATGGATCCATTGCTTGGAAAGAGAGTGTGCTATGTCCAGTTCCCACAGAGGTTTGATGGCATTGACAGGAATGATCGATATGCAAACCGGAACACTGTATTCTTTGAT ATCAATATGAAAGGTTTGGATGGCATTCAAGGACCTATATATGTAGGGACTGGATGTGTTTTCAGAAGGCACGCGCTTTATGGTTATGATGctccaaaaacaaagaaaccacCAACGAGGACATGCAACTGCTTGCCTAAGTGGTGCTGTGGATGCTTTTGTTcaggaaggaaaaagaagaagaagacaaacaAACCTAAGTCCGAGTTAAAGAAGAGGAACTCTAGAACATTTGCACCTGTGGGTACTTTGGAGGGTATTGAAGAGGGCATTGAAG GAATTGAAACCGAAAACATGGCTGTAACATCTGAGAAGAAATTGGAAAATAAGTTTGGACAATCCTCGGTGTTTGTAGCATCTACCCTACTAGAGGATGGCGGCACACTGAAAAGTGCCAGCCCTGCATCCCTGCTCAAAGAAGCCATCCATGTCATTAGCTGTGGCTACGAAGATAAAACAGAATGGGGCAAAGAG GTAGGGTGGATTTATGGTTCAGTTACGGAGGATATATTGACAGGCTTTAAAATGCATTGTCATGGATGGAGATCAATATATTGTATTCCTGCTAGGCCAGCATTTAAAGGTTCGGCGCCCATTAATCTTTCTGATCGTCTACACCAGGTCCTTCGATGGGCTCTTGGATCTGTTGAGATATTTTTGAGCAGGCACTGTCCTCTTTGGTATGGATATGGAGGGGGGTTGAAGTGGTTGGAGCGTCTGTCTTACATAAACGCTACTGTTTATCCTTTGACATCTATTCCTCTACTGGCATATTGTACTCTTCCTGCAGTGTGCTTGCTTACCGGGAAATTTATCACTCCAGAG CTCAGCAATGCTGCCAGCTTGTGGTTTCTGTCtcttttcatttgtattttcgCAACAAGTATTCTGGAAATGAGATGGAGTGGAGTTGGTATCGATGAATGGTGGAGAAACGAACAATTTTGGGTGATTGGAGGAGTATCAGCGCATCTATTTGCAGTATTCCAGGGGCTTTTAAAGGTTCTAGCTGGTGTTGATACGAACTTTACTGTGACGTCTAAAGGAGGAGATGACGATGAGTTCTCAGAGCTGTACGCATTTAAGTGGACCACGTTACTCATCCCACCAACAACATTGCTGATAATAAACCTGGTTGGAGTCGTGGCTGGTGTCTCAAATGCTATAAACAATGGCTACGAGTCATGGGGGCCTTTGTTTGGTAAGCTTTTCTTTGCATTCTGGGTGATAGTTCACCTGTACCCTTTCCTGAAAGGTTTACTCGGCCGACAGAACAGAACTCCCACAATCATTATTGTCTGGTCAATTTTGCTTGCTTCaatcttctctcttttgtgGGTTCGGATCGATCCATTCTTGGCCAAGTCCAATGGCCCACTTCTGGAGGAATGTGGATTGGACTGTAATTAA
- the LOC127905290 gene encoding cullin-1-like codes for MKMDADMMLNEKLKKIDDVITKKKMIMDGHPVIPFTPAEKMIAYECVYTLCTRKRRDSCSLVYEKYTNCLSERIQERVLPVLMDKHGTELLTEITRLWLEYKEFASFLSKTFADLDYFYIRRKRHPSLADFMRYYFCNLVCDELFSKLQEAMMRLIIQEREGGQIDRNLLKKVLDFFLGAGGNGTTDYYEKLEQIMLAEAAAYYSQLSLEWWFWGDSFSNYLRKVDRCLNQEEARAEFYLSQTTKTKLLDVMKYVLLERNAKKWAQKQNAEGMEAEDQELLSKYASLKLE; via the exons ATGAAGATGGATGCTGACATGATGTTGAATGAAAAGCTAAAGAAGATAGATGATGTAATtacgaagaagaagatgattatGGACGGACACCCTGTGATTCCATTTACACCTGCGGAAAAAATGATTGCTTATGA GTGTGTATACACTTTGTGCACAAGGAAGCGTAGGGACTCTTGCAGCCTGGTTTATGAGAAGTATACGAACTGTTTAAGTGAGAGAATTCAAGAAAGG GTACTTCCAGTGTTAATGGACAAACATGGTACAGAACTTTTAACAGAAATCACGCGATTATGGCTGGAGTATAAGGAATTTGCAAGCTTTTTGTCAAAAACCTTTGCAGACCTGGATTATTTCTACATTCGTAGGAAAAGACATCCATCACTTGCTGACTTCATGAGATATtacttctgcaatttg GTCTGTGATGAGCTATTCAGTAAATTGCAGGAAGCAATGATGAGGCTG ATCATTCAAGAGCGTGAAGGGGGGCAGATTGATCGGAACCTACTAAAGAAGgtacttgatttctttttaggGGCTGGAGGGAATGGAACCACCGACTATTATGAAAAACTTGAGCAGATAATGCTAGCAGAAGCTGCTGCTTACTACTCTCAGCTATCTTTGGAGTGGTGGTTTTGGGGTGATTCCTTTTCCAATTACCTGCGGAAG gTTGATCGGTGCTTGAACCAGGAGGAAGCCAGAGCAGAGTTCTACCTATCCCAGaccaccaaaacaaaattactgGAT GTAATGAAATATGTTTTGCTGGAAAGAAATGCAAAGAAGTGGGCTCAGAAGCAAAACGCCGAGGGGATGGAAGCTGAAGATCAG GAGCTGTTATCCAAATATGCTAGCTTGAAGCTTGAATAG
- the LOC18098695 gene encoding shikimate O-hydroxycinnamoyltransferase, which yields MVRVEIRTKQSTIVRPAEDTPEKSLWSSNLDLLVPMVHIPTIYFYKPVNGSSNFFDPQVLKEALSKALVPFHHMAGRLEKDENGRMSILCNAKGVLFVEAETSSTIDEVGDFTPHSEMLQFIPEVDRSSIFSYPLLLAQATFFKCGGVCLGVGLHHILGDGTSAIHFINSWSEIARGLSVTTPPFIDRTLLDARVPPVPAMHHVEYDPPPTLNTHNSGDQTLEIQSNPKPTCAKILTITFDQLRTLKNKSRKGVVDGTINYSTFETLAAHIWQCTCKARGISNDQATKLHIPTDGRSRLNPPLPAGYCGNALFTTAVLGLSGEIQSKPLVDTIAKIRGALKRMDNEYLRSAIDYLQVQADLEALKRGPHTFKSPNLNIVSWMTMPIYDADFGWGRPYFMGPAIVGFEGMAYIARCPNNDGSLMIFTCLESNHMELFKKSFYDF from the exons ATGGTAAGAGTTGAAATTCGAACAAAACAGTCAACTATTGTGCGACCTGCCGAAGACACGCCAGAAAAAAGCCTATGGAGCTCAAATCTGGACCTCTTGGTGCCAATGGTACACATCCCAACAATATACTTCTACAAGCCAGTTAATGGTTCTTCCAATTTTTTTGACCCTCAAGTGCTCAAGGAGGCTCTGAGCAAGGCTCTTGTGCCATTCCACCATATGGCAGGGAGATTAGAGAAGGATGAAAATGGTAGGATGTCGATATTGTGTAACGCCAAAGGGGTTTTATTTGTCGAGGCTGAAACAAGCTCTACCATTGATGAAGTGGGTGATTTTACTCCCCACTCTGAGATGCTGCAGTTCATTCCAGAAGTCGATCGTTCAAGCATATTTTCCTATCCTCTACTACTCGCACAG GCAACCTTCTTCAAATGTGGAGGAGTATGTCTTGGAGTTGGCTTACACCATATCTTGGGAGATGGAACTTCTGCAATCCATTTTATCAACTCATGGTCTGAAATAGCAAGAGGACTATCTGTTACCACCCCACCGTTCATTGACCGTACCTTGCTTGATGCTCGAGTTCCTCCTGTCCCTGCTATGCATCACGTAGAATACGACCCCCCTCCTACCTTGAACACCCATAACTCCGGTGACCAAACCCTAGAAATCCAATCAAATCCGAAACCCACTTGTGCAAAAATCCTCACCATCACATTTGATCAACTCCGGACCCTAAAAAACAAGTCTAGAAAAGGCGTTGTTGATGGCACTATCAACTATAGCACCTTTGAAACCCTAGCAGCACATATTTGGCAATGCACCTGCAAGGCACGTGGAATCTCGAACGACCAAGCAACAAAATTACACATTCCAACAGATGGGCGATCTAGATTGAACCCACCATTGCCAGCTGGATACTGTGGCAATGCTCTTTTCACAACAGCAGTTTTAG GTTTATCAGGCGAAATCCAATCAAAGCCATTGGTGGATACCATAGCAAAAATCCGTGGAGCATTGAAAAGAATGGACAATGAATATTTGAGATCAGCCATTGATTATTTGCAAGTCCAGGCTGATTTAGAAGCTTTGAAGCGAGGGCCACACACATTTAAGAGTCCAAACCTCAATATTGTGAGTTGGATGACAATGCCGATATATGATGCTGATTTTGGTTGGGGTCGACCTTATTTTATGGGGCCAGCAATTGTTGGCTTCGAGGGCATGGCTTACATTGCTCGATGCCCAAATAATGATGGGAGCTTAATGATATTTACCTGCTTAGAAAGCAATCACATGGAACTCTTCAAGAAGTCCTTTTACGATTTCTAA
- the LOC18098693 gene encoding cullin-1, whose protein sequence is MDVDMMLNEKLKMIDDAITKKKTIMDCHPEVPLTPTAKMNAYDSVYTLCNQKSRDYSNLLYEKYTNCLTEIIQERALPVLMDKHGTELLTEVMRLWSEYKEFASFLSKIFAYLDRYYIHRKGLLSLADSMRYYFCNLVCDKLFSKLQEAMMRLIIQEREGGQIDRNLLKNVSYLLFEVGGIGTINCYEKIEQIMLAEVAAHYSQLSLEWWFWGDSFSNYLRKVDWCLNQEEARAEVYPSQTTKTKILDVMKYVLLERNAKKWAQKQNAEGMAAEDQELLSKYASLKLE, encoded by the exons ATGGATGTTGACATGATGTTGAATGAGAAGCTAAAGATGATAGATGATGCAATTACGAAGAAGAAGACGATAATGGATTGTCACCCTGAGGTTCCATTAACACCTACGGCAAAAATGAACGCTTACGA CTCTGTATACACTTTGTGCAATCAGAAAAGTCGAGACTACAGCAACCTGCTTTATGAGAAGTACACGAACTGTTTAACTGAGATCATTCAAGAAAGG GCACTTCCTGTGTTAATGGACAAACATGGCACAGAACTTTTAACAGAAGTCATGCGATTGTGGTCGGAGTATAAGGAATTTGCAAGCTTTTTGTCGAAAATCTTTGCATACCTGGATAGGTACTACATCCATAGGAAAGGACTCCTATCACTTGCTGACTCCATGAGATATTACTTCTGCAATCTG GTCTGTGATAAGCTATTCAGTAAATTGCAGGAAGCAATGATGAGGCTG ATCATTCAAGAGCGTGAAGGGGGGCAGATTGATCGGAACCTACTAAAGAATGTATCTTATTTACTTTTTGAGGTGGGGGGAATAGGAACCATCAACTGTTATGAAAAAATCGAGCAGATAATGCTAGCAGAAGTTGCTGCCCACTACTCTCAGCTATCTCTGGAGTGGTGGTTTTGGGGTGATTCCTTTTCCAACTACCTGCGGAAG GTTGATTGGTGCTTGAACCAGGAGGAAGCCAGAGCAGAAGTCTACCCATCCCAaaccaccaaaacaaaaatactggAT GTGATGAAATATGTTTTGCTGGAAAGAAACGCAAAGAAGTGGGCTCAGAAGCAAAACGCCGAGGGGATGGCAGCTGAAGATCAG GAGCTGTTATCCAAATATGCTAGCTTGAAGCTTGAATAG
- the LOC18098692 gene encoding cyclin-H1-1 isoform X3, with translation MLEKYGTTRMRVDVDGSLSYPEPQVNMTENADKHSRSKPISVEEEQFMRVYYEYKLREVCSAFYFPHKIQATALLYFKRFYLQWSVMEHDPKHVMLTCIYAACKIEENHVSAEELGKGISQDHQMILNYEMIVYQSLEFDLIVYAPYRSVEGFVADIEEFCHPTDENIEKLKEIAVAEIDKIMLTDAPVMFPPGQLALAALQSANEVHRVLDFERYLESVLSRQNSAHMISEISESLHAVEKWVRKYSFPTDKDMKHINRKLKSCWGHNSHDEYVFHTHKYLQQLVVKYLTDSFYFHFSTDV, from the exons ATGTTAGAGAAG TATGGAACGACAAGAATGAGAGTAGATGTTGATGGGTCATTGTCATATCCAGAACCTCAAGTTAACATGACAGAGAATG ctGATAAGCATTCTCGTTCAAAACCAATAAGTGTTGAGGAAGAACAATTTATGCGAGTATACTATGAGTATAAACTTCGAGAAGTGTGTAGTGCATTCTATTTTCCTCATAAAATTCAG GCAACTGCACTCCTATACTTTAAAAGGTTTTATCTTCAATGGTCAGTCATGGAGCATGATCCAAAACATGTAAT GTTAACCTGCATCTATGCAGCATGCAAGATAGAAGAAAATCATGTGTCTGCGGAGGAGCTTGGTAAGGGGATTTCACAGGATCATCAAATGATTCTCAATTACGAGATGATAGTTTATCAG AGTTTGGAATTTGATCTTATTGTCTATGCACCATATCGATCTGTTGAAGGTTTTGTTGCTGATATAGAG GAATTCTGCCATCCAACagatgaaaatattgaaaagctGAAG GAAATTGCAGTGGCAGAGATTGACAAAATCATGCTCACTGATGCACCCGTTATGTTCCCTCCTGGGCAG TTGGCATTGGCTGCTCTGCAGAGTGCAAATGAGGTGCATAGAGTTCTTGATTTTGAGAG ATATCTCGAGAGTGTCCTCTCTCGTCAGAATTCTGCACACATGATTTCAGAGATCAGTGAATCTCTACATGCCGTCGAGAAATGG GTGAGGAAATACAGTTTCCCTACGGATAAGGATATGAAGCACATAAATCGGAAGCTGAAATCATGCTGGGGTCATAACTCACACGATGAGTATGTCTTTCACACTCACAAATACTTACAGCAATTGGTAGTTAAATATCTTACAGattctttctattttcatttttccaCTGATGTTTGA